One Papaver somniferum cultivar HN1 chromosome 10, ASM357369v1, whole genome shotgun sequence genomic window carries:
- the LOC113317241 gene encoding acyl-CoA-binding domain-containing protein 6-like isoform X2: MEARGEVPVSRRGHSVTRAGSVLILFRGEDAKGRKLNDIRMFDLKSLMWLPLHYTGSRPSPRFNHVAALYDDRILFIFRGSSKSRTMNDLYSLDFETMIWIRIKLRGFHPSPRAGSCGILCGNKWYIAGGGSKKKGMRIHWSLMS; encoded by the exons ATGGAAGCCAGAGGGGAAGTTCCG GTTTCTCGCAGGGGTCACAGTGTAACTAGAGCTGGTTCAGTTTTGATCCTCTTCAGGGGTGAAGatgctaaaggaagaaaattgaATGATATACGTATGTTCGATCTTAAGTCTTTGATGTGGCTTCCTCTGCACTACAC AGGGAGTAGACCGTCTCCAAGATTTAATCACGTGGCTGCCCTCTATGATGACAGAATCCTTTTCATTTTTAGAGGTTCATCAAAATCAAGGACTATGAATGATTTGTACTCTCTTGATTTTGAAACG ATGATATGGATAAGAATTAAGCTTCGTGGATTCCATCCATCACCTAGAGCTGGTAGCTGTGGAATTTTATGTGGGAATAAATGGTACATTGCCGGAGGGGGAAGCAAGAAAAAA GGCATGCGGATACATTGGTCCTTGATGTCCTAA
- the LOC113317241 gene encoding acyl-CoA-binding domain-containing protein 6-like isoform X1 codes for MEARGEVPVSRRGHSVTRAGSVLILFRGEDAKGRKLNDIRMFDLKSLMWLPLHYTGSRPSPRFNHVAALYDDRILFIFRGSSKSRTMNDLYSLDFETMIWIRIKLRGFHPSPRAGSCGILCGNKWYIAGGGSKKKVYLEHFPMHLHFSAWTSFKHEYVLSIFVKIYIKMT; via the exons ATGGAAGCCAGAGGGGAAGTTCCG GTTTCTCGCAGGGGTCACAGTGTAACTAGAGCTGGTTCAGTTTTGATCCTCTTCAGGGGTGAAGatgctaaaggaagaaaattgaATGATATACGTATGTTCGATCTTAAGTCTTTGATGTGGCTTCCTCTGCACTACAC AGGGAGTAGACCGTCTCCAAGATTTAATCACGTGGCTGCCCTCTATGATGACAGAATCCTTTTCATTTTTAGAGGTTCATCAAAATCAAGGACTATGAATGATTTGTACTCTCTTGATTTTGAAACG ATGATATGGATAAGAATTAAGCTTCGTGGATTCCATCCATCACCTAGAGCTGGTAGCTGTGGAATTTTATGTGGGAATAAATGGTACATTGCCGGAGGGGGAAGCAAGAAAAAAGTATATCTTGAACACTTCCCAATGCATTTGCATTTTTCTGCTTGGACTAGTTTTAAGCATGAGTATGTTTTAAGCATTTTTGTGAAGATTTACATAAAGATGACTTAG